The sequence GGCCACCTTCGGCACCCGCGTCGAACTCCGCCTCAACGATCCCGGCGACAGCAGCATCGACCGCAAGCTCGCCGAGACGCTGGCGCCCGACGAACCCGGCCGCGTCCTCACCGACGGCAAGCTCTTCGCCCAGACCGCGCTGCCGCGCATCGACTCGCTCGCCTCCGCCACGGAACTCGGCCCGGCCGTCGAACAGGCCGCCGTGGTCATCCGCTCGTCCTGGTCCGGCGACGGCGCCCCGCGCGTCCGCGTCCTGCCCGCCCGCATCCCGGCCACCTCGCTGCCCCCGCTCACCACCGAGCCCCACCGCGTGCCCATCGGCCTCGACCAGACGGCGCTCGCGCCCGTGCTGCTCGACCTCTTCAAGCGCGACCAGCATCTGGTAATCCTCGGCGACAGCGAGTGCGGGAAGACGAACATGCTCCGGCTCGTCGCCCAGGGCCTCATGGAGCGCTACAGCGACGAAGAACTCGTCTTCGCCGTCATGGACCCGCGACGCGGCCTGCGCCGGCTCGTCCCCGAGTCCTACCGCGGCGGCTACGCGCACAACTCCCGTCTCTGCGGCGCTCTCGCCACCGGCATCGCCACCGAACTCGACAAGCGCCTGCCCGACGACCTGAACGCGCAGGACCCGCTGGCCTCCGGCACCTGGTACACCGGCCCGCGCATCGTCATCCTCATCGACGACTACGACATCCTCACCACCGCCGGTCAGCAGCCCCTCGCGCCCTTCCTGCCCTTCATCCCCTCCGCGCAGGACATCGGCCTGCACTTCGTCGTCACCCGGCGCGCCGCCGGCGCCTCCCGCGCGCTCTACGAACCGTTCCTGATGACCCTGCGCGAGAGCGGCACCACCGCACTCGTCATGACCGGCGACCGCCAGGAAGGCCAGCTCTTCCCCGGTGTCTACGCGAGCACCCAGCCGCCCGGCCGCGGCACGCTCGTCCGCCGCGGCGAGGCGACCAGGCTCATCCAGACGGCACTCGCCGAAGAAACGACCGACCACGGGGACCACGGGGGCACCGCATGACCAAAGACGTGATCGCACTGACCGACCGCATGCCGGACGCCTGGACCGTCCTGGCCGGCCTCCTCGCCGGCGGTCCCGACCTCCACGTCCGGTCCGCCGCCGAAGGAGCGGTCATCCAGCTCTGCGACGCGGAGGGCCGTCCCCTCGTCTCGATCGAAGCCCCGCTGCTGCTCCAGGTGCCGCACGAGGCGCAGCGGCTGCTCGGTGCCACAGCTGCCGACGACGAACAGAAGTGGTGGACCGAGGCCCGCGCCTCCACCGCGGTGCCCGACGCCGAACGGCTCGCAGGCGCCTTCGCCGCACGCCTCACGACCCTGCTCGGCGGCACTGTATGGCCGCAGGACGCGCCCGGTGCCGACGACCCCGCCCACCCCGTCGACACCTCCGGGATCACGGCCGTCCCCACCCCCGCCGCCGCACAGCCCGCCGTCGACGTGCTCACCGACAAGGTCGCCGTGGTCCTCCAGGACCGGCCTGTCATCGGCATGACCAGCTGGCTCTCCGACGCCCTGCGCGCCACCCTCGAGAGCGAACGCGCCCTACAGATCGTCACGCCGCGCCACTGCCGGCTCTCCCTCCCCACCAGCACTGTGCTCACCGGGCCGCCCACACGCTGGGTCGTCCGGGACCCCGACTGCGGCTACTACGACGGACTCACCGGCGCCGTCCTGCGCTGGCGGGACGGCGCCTTCGAGGCCGCCAAGGACGCCGAAGGCGAGGCACCCGTCGCCCCCGCCTTCACGAACGTCACCCGCACCGGGGAACGCCAGCTCCTCCTCAGCTTCCGCACGGTCCACCAGCCCGACGCCCACCTGGTCCTCGGCGGCGCCCTGGAGGCCGCCTGGCAGGCACTCACCGGCGAACCCCCCACCGGCTGGGGCACCGCCGAACCGGCCAACCTGCCGTGGTCGCGGCGCCGCCTCACTGATCTGGCGTACGAGCGCGCGCCCCAGCCGACCTGGACCGTCGTCGTCGGCTCGGCCGACCGCCCTGCCCTCGCCACCCTGCGCGTGCTACGCACTCCGGACGGAGTCGAGGAGGACGTCACCCTCGCCATCGGCTTCCGCGACGGCGAGAAGCCGCCGGTGTCCGCTGTCGCGAACCTGGCCTCCGAACTCACCACGCGGCACAGCCTGCGCACCCTCCTCGCACACTTGCGGGAGGCCCGCGCGGACCTCACCGTGCCGCCGTGCTTCGAACGGCCGCCCGTGCCTTTCGGATTCGCCCTGGGCCCCGCAGAAGTCGCCGAGGCGGGAACCGGCGTCGCCGCCCACCCGCCGCTCCCCGCCGCACCGGTACGGCTCGGCGCCGCGGCCAGGCCGGGCTACTACTACCCGCTGGGGGACGGTGAGTCGGCGGATGGCTGGACCGTCTTCGAGACGCTGCTGCGACACCTGCGGGGCGCCCCGCGGGGGACGCGGGTGTGAAGGTCGCCGAGGTACGTGTCTGGGTTCGCGAAGCGGGATGGACGTCCTGGCTCGCGGTCGGCTCCGGGCCGAGGCGCGGCAAGCGGCTCATGGACGAGCGGTGGACGGACGCCTTCGGACGGTGCAGCTCGAGGTGCCAGGGGTCAGAACACCGCACTTGCTCTCCGCAGGTCAACGCACATTTGACCAAGAAACCCCAGGTCAGCACCCCACCCCTCCCATTCGCCGCACGAATGGCAGGACTTCAGCCACCGGTTGCACGAGGCGGGGCATCACCCCTGGAACTCTCCTCGAGCCGTCCGAGGAGGAACGGCAGGACTCCCCGTTCCAGGAGGGCCAGCTCCCATTCCTCACGGGCCCGCGGCACGTCCGGCACCGTGTCGTCCGGCAAGCCGGACCGACCGGACTGACCATGCTGGTCGGCCTGTTCGACCCGGTCGGCCTGGTCGGTCGATCTGTTGCGGGCCGCCGTCACGATCAGGTAGCCGAGGTCACCGATTCCCCCTCCGACGGCCACAGCCGCGGCGATCAGCCCTGACGTGATCAGGCCGTCGCTGACGTAGGGGCGCCCGCCGAGGGCCGAGAAGCTGAACCCGATGGCCAGGAAGAGGGCGGCGGCGACGGCGGCCAGGCTCGGGACGAGCACGGCCAGCGCCGGCAGCAGGCCGCCGCCCGTGCCCGGCTCACCCGGCTCCGCCCCGGCGCTCGTACCGGCGTCGAGGAGCCCGCGGTGCCCGCCGGCCCTGGCCTCGACCAGCTGGCGGTACTCGACAGCCGCGGCGGCGGCGATGTCGTCGCGCGCCTGCAGTGCCCGGGTGCGCAGCTGTGCACGGTCGAGCCTTCCTCCGGGACGGTGCAGGGCATCGGTCACCTGCCGGCAACGCAGCGCCTCCTCCAGAAGCCGCTCGAACGTCGCATGGACCTCTGCCTCCGGCAGTTCCGGCGCCTGCATCTGTCCCCCGAGCCTCGAAGCCTCACTCGTCCGCACGCCGTACGGATCGGCCGCACGCGTGCCGTCAGGACTGGCGAGTTTATAGTTCCCCAATTGCGCAATCTTTAAATTCAGTGTGATGGGGCCATGTGTCGCCCGAAGTCGTACGACCCTCAGGAGTCGGAGTCGGGCGTGTCCTTCGCCGCCGCGTAAGCCTGCGCCGGTGTCATCGAGACGCCGTTGAGGTTCACCGTGCGGTACTGGCTGACCTGGGCGCAGGTCTTGGCCTCGTCGGCGGTGGAGGCGTGCGCGTTGGAGACGGCGGCGTGGGTGTCGGCGGGCGCGGGCGAGGAACTGCCGCCCGGGAAGCTGGTGCCGCTCGGCCAGTCGGCGCCGATCACCAGCGTCAGGCCCGTACCCGTGCCCTGCTTGAGGTGCGCGGAGGACAGGCCGAGCGCCTTGGCCACCGTCTGTGCCTCGTCCTTCTGCCCGGTGCCGTAGGTCAGCGTGGTCGTCGTGGAACTCAAGGCCTCGTGCGTGACCGTGGCGGAGCCGAAACCCTGGTCGGTCAGGGCGGTCGCGATGTCCGAGGCGCGGCCGGGGACCGTGGTGCCGTTCCCCACCGTCACCGCGATCTCCGACGCGGGCACCGCCGAGGCGGTGGCGGTGGGCTTGGCGGTCGCCGAGGCCGCCGCCGACTTCCCGCCCGAACCGGTCGTCAGGGACTGGTCGTTGGCGATGGTCGAGAACAGGCTCTTGGCGCCTGCCCCTACGACCACCCGCTCCTTGTTTGTCGGGTCGGGGGCGGTCTGCATCGTCGTGAACGTCATGCGCTTCGTCGGCACCTTGTCCACGTCCGAGGCGAGCGAGATCAGCTTCTTCACCGTGCCCAGGCCGTCGTCCACCGTCAGCGCCTTGGTGGCCGCGTCGGCGAGGCCGTAGACCGCGGTCGGGTCAGTGAGCGTGCCCGCACTCTTGAACTTGCGGATCATCGAGCTGAGGAAGATGTGCTGCGTCGTCGTACGGCCGAGGTCGCTGCCGTCGCCGAAGCCGTGCCGGGAGCGCACGAACTCCAGCGCCCCTTGGCCCTTGAGCGTGTGGTCGCCCTTGGACAGCTTCAGGTGCGAGTAGGTGTCGTAGACGTTGTCGCTGACGCAGACGGAGACACCGCCGACCGCGTCCGACATCTTCACGACGCCGGAGAAGTCGAGCTTGACGAAGTGGTCGATCGGGATGCCGGTGAGCTGGTGGACGGTGGCCACCTGGCAGGCGGGCCCGTACGTCAGGGCGCTGTTGATCTGGCCGTAGTAACCGGGCGTCGACTGGCCGGAGCCGGAGTCCGTGCAGGCGGGCACCTTGGTCATGGTGTCGCGGGGGATGCTCATCACCGTGGCGTTGGAGCGGTCGGCGGATATGTGCACCACCATCTCCACGTCCGCGTTCCCGTTGCCGGTCTGCACACCGGTCTTCGAGCAGCCGCCGCCGAGCTTGCAGTCCTCGCTGCTGGTGCGGCCGTCCGAGCCCATCACCAGGATGTTGATGGGGGTGCGGCCGAAGGCGTCGGCCTTCTCGGTGCCGCCCTTGCCGTCGAGCGAGACGCTGTGGATGTTGCCGTTCAGGTGCTGGTAGAACCACCAGCCCGCGCCGGCCGTGACCAGGATGAGCAAGGACAGCGAAATACCGATGATCTTCAGCACCCGCTTGCCCCGCCCCGCCGGAC comes from Streptomyces sp. FXJ1.172 and encodes:
- a CDS encoding DUF6177 family protein yields the protein MTKDVIALTDRMPDAWTVLAGLLAGGPDLHVRSAAEGAVIQLCDAEGRPLVSIEAPLLLQVPHEAQRLLGATAADDEQKWWTEARASTAVPDAERLAGAFAARLTTLLGGTVWPQDAPGADDPAHPVDTSGITAVPTPAAAQPAVDVLTDKVAVVLQDRPVIGMTSWLSDALRATLESERALQIVTPRHCRLSLPTSTVLTGPPTRWVVRDPDCGYYDGLTGAVLRWRDGAFEAAKDAEGEAPVAPAFTNVTRTGERQLLLSFRTVHQPDAHLVLGGALEAAWQALTGEPPTGWGTAEPANLPWSRRRLTDLAYERAPQPTWTVVVGSADRPALATLRVLRTPDGVEEDVTLAIGFRDGEKPPVSAVANLASELTTRHSLRTLLAHLREARADLTVPPCFERPPVPFGFALGPAEVAEAGTGVAAHPPLPAAPVRLGAAARPGYYYPLGDGESADGWTVFETLLRHLRGAPRGTRV
- a CDS encoding LCP family protein yields the protein MSDPRDGSGRQATRSAVRSPGPRPAGSGGERRRGESPRGGRAEARAASRSRGDSRTRRARPAGRGKRVLKIIGISLSLLILVTAGAGWWFYQHLNGNIHSVSLDGKGGTEKADAFGRTPINILVMGSDGRTSSEDCKLGGGCSKTGVQTGNGNADVEMVVHISADRSNATVMSIPRDTMTKVPACTDSGSGQSTPGYYGQINSALTYGPACQVATVHQLTGIPIDHFVKLDFSGVVKMSDAVGGVSVCVSDNVYDTYSHLKLSKGDHTLKGQGALEFVRSRHGFGDGSDLGRTTTQHIFLSSMIRKFKSAGTLTDPTAVYGLADAATKALTVDDGLGTVKKLISLASDVDKVPTKRMTFTTMQTAPDPTNKERVVVGAGAKSLFSTIANDQSLTTGSGGKSAAASATAKPTATASAVPASEIAVTVGNGTTVPGRASDIATALTDQGFGSATVTHEALSSTTTTLTYGTGQKDEAQTVAKALGLSSAHLKQGTGTGLTLVIGADWPSGTSFPGGSSSPAPADTHAAVSNAHASTADEAKTCAQVSQYRTVNLNGVSMTPAQAYAAAKDTPDSDS